A single window of Dehalococcoidia bacterium DNA harbors:
- a CDS encoding glycosyltransferase family 4 protein, with protein MSDRLRIAVYYNVGWGGGRRWLYECVSRLAKLHDVDLYSIDRNSIGVQHPDVNELGQHAEIVTFSDLPRFPGVLRPLNVPLVWIDLWRFAQASRVVADRIDARKYDVLFASIGGYTEAPMVLRHTKTLSAYYCHEPMRNVYEPKVRRPYNSNSLTTLPRRLWNRAYWGGLIRRWDRQGTRGASLVIANSKYTADYANRAYAVSPEVNYPGVDVEAFRPAERPRERFVLMVGELVSSKGVDWAVRAIATIPAGHRPPIVLVCNRVYAPERHYVETIAKDCGVELIIRERVPDAEVKRLFQTASAMLYTPHLEPFGLVALEAMASGTPVVAVREAGPIETVVDGETGFLCERDPQQLGDAVLRLMDDELLRARMSKAGREHVMAHWTWERSVERLDGLLRALVERHRADPGMSAKEGIGGIAAGG; from the coding sequence CGACCTGTACAGCATCGACCGCAACTCGATCGGCGTACAGCACCCGGATGTCAACGAACTCGGCCAGCACGCGGAGATCGTGACATTCAGTGATCTTCCGCGCTTTCCGGGTGTGCTGCGGCCGCTCAACGTGCCGCTCGTCTGGATCGACCTGTGGCGGTTCGCGCAGGCTTCGCGAGTCGTTGCGGACCGGATCGATGCGCGCAAGTATGATGTGTTGTTCGCAAGCATTGGCGGCTACACGGAAGCGCCGATGGTGCTGCGCCATACGAAGACTCTCAGCGCGTACTACTGTCACGAGCCGATGCGCAATGTGTACGAGCCGAAGGTGCGGCGCCCGTACAATTCGAACTCCCTGACGACGCTGCCTCGCCGCCTCTGGAATCGCGCGTACTGGGGCGGACTGATCCGGCGCTGGGACCGCCAGGGCACGCGCGGCGCGTCGCTGGTCATTGCCAACTCGAAGTACACAGCGGACTATGCGAACCGCGCGTATGCAGTCTCGCCCGAGGTGAACTATCCGGGCGTGGACGTCGAAGCGTTCCGTCCCGCTGAGCGTCCGCGCGAGCGTTTCGTGCTGATGGTCGGCGAACTGGTTTCATCGAAGGGCGTGGATTGGGCGGTGCGCGCCATCGCGACGATTCCGGCCGGCCACCGGCCGCCGATCGTGCTTGTCTGCAACCGCGTGTACGCGCCAGAGCGTCACTATGTTGAGACCATCGCGAAAGACTGCGGCGTGGAGTTGATCATCCGCGAACGCGTTCCGGACGCGGAGGTGAAGCGCTTATTCCAGACCGCCTCGGCGATGCTGTACACGCCTCATCTCGAGCCATTCGGCCTCGTTGCGCTCGAGGCCATGGCCAGCGGCACTCCCGTCGTCGCCGTGCGCGAAGCCGGCCCGATCGAGACGGTCGTCGACGGCGAAACGGGCTTCCTCTGCGAGCGCGACCCACAGCAACTTGGCGATGCCGTGCTTCGCCTGATGGACGACGAGTTGCTGCGAGCGCGCATGAGCAAAGCGGGCCGCGAGCACGTCATGGCGCACTGGACGTGGGAGCGCTCGGTCGAACGGCTCGATGGGTTGTTGAGGGCGCTCGTCGAGCGCCATCGCGCGGATCCGGGAATGTCCGCTAAGGAGGGGATAGGCGGCATAGCCGCCGGAGGATAG
- a CDS encoding flippase, which translates to MTVAQQVARNSIVQLGGRGVSIAASLLTLMLLSRYLGPDVYGQYQVVLAFLVITNLSDLGVNVIAVRHLTAGERSPDEIMGNLLTLRTGMAVFSTAVAASGALILGGRDTGQTVMAILVASLSFPLTIIAGTYAATFQANMRMEFIALSSITQGWVSLAGMVLVAMSGGGLILMLVAYNVGALASSVVAFIFVRQFVKPRFLFDRGFIGTLVRQVAPIAGSALLTVSYDRLGVLLLKWFTDNESVGFYGFAFRSIDLAVPLSVLFVGSAFPVMSRYFASGHTDEFKAMYQRCHDLLSLGGMALVTAAVLFAEPLVQLLGGDEYHQAVTCVRVLAMAVPFLWLGVLAEYGLLAAGRQNVLFFLAGSSVVVNLSANAVLIPVYGKEGAAASMVVTEVAILVAALYILGRAVGEVPSFWVAGRLLPVAGVLALITYALPLWWVPEALLVGALFGIAVAALRIVRIEDVRGLLKRAGPPEQVAVEVRMGN; encoded by the coding sequence GTGACGGTAGCGCAGCAGGTGGCGCGTAATAGCATTGTGCAACTCGGCGGACGCGGCGTCAGCATCGCTGCATCGCTGCTTACCCTCATGCTGCTTTCGCGCTACCTGGGCCCAGATGTCTACGGACAGTACCAGGTTGTCCTCGCGTTCCTCGTCATCACCAACCTCAGCGATCTCGGCGTCAACGTCATTGCGGTGCGTCATCTGACCGCCGGCGAGCGCTCTCCCGACGAGATCATGGGCAACCTGCTGACGCTCAGGACGGGGATGGCGGTCTTCTCCACGGCCGTCGCGGCCAGCGGCGCTCTGATCCTCGGTGGCCGCGACACAGGGCAGACGGTGATGGCGATCCTGGTTGCGTCGCTGTCGTTTCCGCTGACCATCATCGCGGGCACGTACGCCGCGACCTTCCAGGCGAACATGCGGATGGAGTTCATCGCGCTCTCGAGTATCACGCAGGGTTGGGTTTCGCTGGCCGGCATGGTGCTCGTCGCGATGTCCGGTGGTGGCCTGATCCTGATGTTGGTCGCCTACAACGTCGGTGCGCTCGCGAGCAGCGTCGTCGCGTTCATCTTTGTGCGGCAGTTCGTGAAGCCGCGGTTCCTCTTCGACCGGGGGTTCATCGGGACGCTCGTGCGACAGGTGGCGCCGATCGCCGGATCGGCGTTGCTCACGGTGAGCTACGACCGCCTGGGCGTGTTGCTGCTCAAGTGGTTTACCGACAACGAATCGGTCGGGTTCTATGGTTTCGCTTTTCGCTCGATCGACCTGGCTGTGCCGCTGAGCGTGCTGTTCGTGGGGTCGGCGTTCCCGGTCATGAGCAGATACTTCGCGTCCGGACACACCGACGAATTCAAGGCGATGTACCAGCGCTGCCACGATCTCTTGTCGCTCGGAGGTATGGCGCTGGTCACCGCGGCGGTGCTCTTCGCCGAACCGCTGGTGCAACTGCTCGGCGGCGACGAATATCACCAGGCGGTGACCTGCGTGCGGGTGCTGGCGATGGCCGTGCCGTTCCTGTGGCTGGGCGTGCTCGCCGAATACGGGCTGCTGGCAGCGGGCCGTCAGAACGTGCTGTTCTTTCTCGCCGGATCAAGCGTTGTTGTCAATCTCAGTGCAAACGCCGTGCTGATCCCGGTGTACGGTAAGGAAGGCGCGGCGGCATCGATGGTGGTCACCGAGGTGGCGATCCTGGTTGCTGCGCTCTACATCCTGGGACGGGCCGTCGGCGAGGTGCCCTCGTTCTGGGTGGCGGGACGGCTGTTGCCCGTGGCCGGCGTCCTAGCGTTGATCACCTACGCGCTTCCGTTATGGTGGGTGCCCGAAGCACTGCTCGTCGGGGCGCTGTTCGGCATTGCGGTTGCGGCTCTACGCATCGTGCGGATCGAAGACGTGCGCGGGCTGCTGAAGCGCGCAGGGCCGCCTGAGCAGGTGGCCGTCGAAGTCAGGATGGGGAACTGA